The following coding sequences are from one Catharus ustulatus isolate bCatUst1 chromosome 30, bCatUst1.pri.v2, whole genome shotgun sequence window:
- the LOC117008693 gene encoding keratin-associated protein 9-1-like, which translates to MSYYYEQRKQPCLPPSFLQKCSTQCVEVCQAPCATSCATQCVEPCATQCATSCVPQCVDVCPTQCADVCVPQCADVCVPQCADVCTTQCATSCAPQCVDVCAAPCATQCATSCVPQCVDVCATPCATQCATSCVPQCVDVCPAQCPAQCAEPCVTKCVEQCQTDVCSTKCVEKCETVCLEPCSRPC; encoded by the coding sequence ATGTCCTACTACTACGAGCAGCGcaagcagccctgcctgccacctTCCTTCCTGCAGAAATGCTCCACCCAATGCGTCGAGGTCTGCCAGGCCCCCTGCGCCACCAGCTGTGCCACCCAGTGCGTggagccctgtgccacccagTGCGCCACCAGCTGCGTCCCCCAGTGCGTGGACGTTTGTCCCACCCAGTGCGCCGACGTTTGCGTCCCGCAGTGCGCCGACGTTTGCGTCCCGCAGTGCGCTGACGTTTGCACCACCCAGTGCGCCACCAGCTGCGCCCCGCAGTGCGTGGACGTCTGTGCCgccccctgtgccacccagtGCGCCACCAGCTGCGTCCCCCAGTGCGTGGACGTCTGTGCCaccccctgtgccacccagtGTGCCACCAGCTGCGTCCCCCAGTGTGTGGACGTGTGCCCCGCCCAGTGCCCCGCCCAGTGCGCTGAGCCCTGTGTCACCAAGTGCGTGGAGCAGTGCCAGACCGATGTTTGCAGCACCAAGTGCGTGGAGAAGTGCGAGACCGTGTGCCTGGAGCCCTGCTCGCGGCCCTGCTGA
- the LOC117008641 gene encoding keratin-associated protein 10-4-like, with translation MRRSTGCPLSQICIPPPAVLVRSFPVRPSLDPCGTFQGFSQRGTPCCYPGTTTYVSLGGLGLGQGSCGLVATTGVPQCCQGATTTCGNPCCCCRVTECSTTRRECGQEVAKCSTATCQDPCCQEVTKCVTTCQDPCCQEVTKCTTTCQDPCCQEVTKCTTTCQDPCCKEVTKCVTTTCQDPCCKEVTTCVTTCQDPCCKEVTKCTTTCQDPCCKEVTTCVTTCQDPCCKEVTKCTTTCQDPCCREDVTKCVTTTCVDPCCQDVTKCVTTCVDPCCQDVTKCDPRCVDPCCQEVTKCVTRCVDPCCQEVTKCRTRCVDPCCQDVTGCVTKCVDPCCKEVTKCRTRCVDPCCQDVTKCVTRCVDPCCQDVTKCVTTRCADPCCQDVTKCVTTRVDPCCQDVTKCVTRCVDPCCQDVTKCVTTCVDPCCQEVTKCVTTCQDPCCVTRCATRCVDPCSGRVTKCTTRCVDPCCKEVTKCVTTCQDPCCVTRCVDPCCQDVTKCVTTCQDPCCQDVTKCATRCVDPCCQDVTKCITTCQDPCCATRCATRCVDPCCQGVTRCATRCVDPCCGRVTKCTTRCVDPCCQDVTKCVTTCQDPCCQDVTKCVTTCQDPCCVTRCVDPCCKEVTKCVTTCQDPCCVTTCATRCADPCCQDVTKCVTTCQDPCCQDVTKCVTTCQDPCCQDVTKCVTTCQDPCYLPRVRPALLRVLQPEIPLRFRGISEGKSKSSLPPSRSASFLLS, from the exons atgcgTCGCTCGACCGGCTGCCCGCTGAGCCAGATCTGCATCccccctccagctgtgctggtgcgGAGCTTCCCAGTGAGAcccagcctggatccctgcGGAACCTTCCAGGGCTTCTCCCAACGCGGGACCCCCTGCTGCTACCCCGGCACCACCACCTACGTCAGCCTGGGCGGGCTGGGCCTGGGCCAGGGCTCCTGCGGGCTGGTGGCCACCACGGGtgtcccccagtgctgccagggggCGACCACGACATGTGGGAACCCCTGTTGCTGCTGCCGCGTCACCGAGTGCAGCACCACGCGCCGGGAGTGCGGGCAGGAGGTGGCCAAGTGCTCCACAGCCACGTGTCAGGATCCGTGCTGCCAGGAGGTCACCAAGTGTGTCACCACGTGTCAGGATCCGTGCTGCCAGGAGGTCACCAAGTGCACCACGACGTGCCAGGATCCGTGCTGCCAGGAGGTCACCAAGTGCACAACCACGTGCCAGGATCCCTGTTGTAAAGAAGTGACCAAGTGTGTCACCACGACGTGCCAAGATCCGTGTTGCAAGGAGGTCACCACATGTGTCACCACGTGCCAGGATCCGTGCTGCAAGGAGGTCACCAAGTGCACAACCACGTGTCAGGATCCCTGTTGTAAAGAAGTGACCACATGTGTCACCACGTGCCAGGATCCGTGCTGCAAGGAGGTCACCAAGTGCACCACGACGTGCCAGGATCCGTGTTGCCGGGAG GATGTCACCAAGTGTGTCACCACCACATGTGTGGATCCGTGCTGCCAGGATGTCACCAAGTGTGTCACCACGTGTGTGGATCCGTGTTGCCAGGATGTCACCAA GTGTGATCCCAGGTGTGTGGACCCGTGTTGTCAGGAGGTCACCAAATGTGTCACCAGGTGTGTGgatccctgctgccaggaggtCACCAAGTGCAGAACCAGATGTGTTGATCCGTGTTGCCAGGATGTCACCGGGTGTGTCACCAAGTGTGTGGATCCATGTTGCAAGGAGGTCACCAAGTGCAGAACCAGATGTGTTGATCCATGTTGCCAAGACGTGACCAAATGTGTCACCAGATGTGTGGATCCATGTTGCCAAGATGTCACCAAATGTGTCACCACCAGATGTGCAGATCCCTGCTGCCAAGATGTCACCAAATGTGTCACCACACGTGTTGATCCATGTTGCCAAGACGTCACCAAATGTGTCACCAGATGTGTGGATCCCTGCTGCCAGGATGTCACCAAATGTGTTACCACGTGTGTTGATCCCTGTTGTCAGGAGGTCACCAAATGTGTCACCACGTGCCAGGACCCATGCTGTGTCACCAGATGTGCCACCAGGTGTGTGGATCCCTGCTCTGGCAGAGTGACCAAGTGCACCACCAGATGTGTCGATCCTTGCTGCAAGGAGGTCACCAAATGCGTCACCACGTGCCAAGACCCCTGTTGTGTCACCAGATGTGTTGATCCATGTTGCCAGGACGTCACCAAATGCGTCACCACGTGCCAAGATCCGTGCTGCCAGGATGTCACCAAGTGTGCCACCAGATGTGTCGATCCTTGTTGCCAGGACGTCACCAAATGCATCACCACGTGTCAAGACCCATGTTGTGCCACCAGATGTGCCACCAGATGTGTCGATCCATGTTGCCAGGGCGTGACCAGATGTGCCACCCGGTGTGTCGatccctgctgtggcagagtGACCAAGTGCACCACCAGATGTGTCGATCCCTGCTGCCAGGACGTCACCAAATGTGTCACCACCTGCCAAGACCCCTGCTGCCAGGACGTCACCAAATGCGTCACCACGTGCCAAGATCCGTGCTGCGTCACCAGATGTGTTGACCCTTGCTGCAAGGAGGTCACCAAGTGCGTCACCACCTGCCAAGATCCATGCTGTGTCACCACATGTGCCACCAGATGTGCGGATCCCTGCTGCCAGGATGTCACCAAATGTGTCACCACCTGCCAAGACCCCTGCTGCCAGGATGTCACCAAATGTGTCACCACCTGCCAAGACCCCTGCTGCCAGGACGTCACCAAATGTGTCACCACCTGCCAAGacccctgct ACCTGCCCCGTGTGCGGCCAGCGCTGCTCCGTGTCCTGCAGCCCGAAATTCCGCTGAGATTCCGCGGGATCTCCGAGGGGAAGAGCAAATCCTCGCTTCCTCCCTCGCGTTCTGCCTCCTTCCTGCTGTCCTGA